CCGCTGGGCGTCTTCGTCGTACTGCTTGCCGTGCTCGCGGACGAACGAGAGGACGTCCTTCTGGGGCTCCTCGGGGAAGTTCGAGGGGACGTCCTCGCCCTCGAGTTTCTCGAGCCACTCGTCGTCGAACACCTCGCCTTTGATCTCCTCGGAGAGCCCAAGCTCGTCGAGTTTCTCGGCGACGTCCTCGTCGATCTCCTCGACCGGGCCGTCGACATCGAGCCGTCGCTCGAACACCTGATGTTGATCGATGTTGTCCTCCAGGGAGAGACAGTGGTCGATCCACTTCTCGACCTCGGCGCGGTCGATCTCGGGATCGGACATGTACTCGTCGATCGCCCGGGCGTGGCGTTCGAGCATCGCCGCGGCGTCGACCTCCTCGTCGGACCGCCCGCTCGTAAAGAGGCCGAACCACTCGTTGTTCGCGAAGAAATCGGAGTGGGCCTCGACGTGGGTGATGACTGCCTTCTGGTCGGCCAGCGTGTTCGACTCCTGGAGGAACGCGTGGGCGGGGTTGTCGTTGTTGACGATCTCGAAGGCCTTCCCGCCGCCGTACTGGCCCTGCTTGCGTTGTTTGTCGTACTGCATCCCCCACCGCCAGTGGGGGTACCGCGACTGGAACCCACCGTAGGCGATGAGCTCGTTCATCTCGTCGTAGTCGACGATCCAGTAGTTGACCGGGTACGGCTCCAGCCCGAGCTTCTGGGCGAGGTTGCGCGCCTCGCGGACCGGTTCCTCGAGGTCGGTCGCGATCGCCTGTTTGCGGAATCTGTCCGCGTTCGAGTTCGAGTTACGCATCGGTATCATCCTCCGTGCTGAGGATCTCGTAGATCGCGTCGGTCACGTCGTCGGCACCGTTGACGTACGCCACCGCGACGTCCTCGGCGTCGCGCCCGAAGTGCCGTTCGAGCTCTTCGGCGTGGGTGGCATTGATCGCGTTCCCGCTGGGCTGGGTCTCGACGTAGGCATGCAGGTTCGCGGGGATCTTCTCCATCAGCGGGATCACCTGTTCCTCGGTGTCGTTGCTCGAGTTCTCCGAGTCACCCGCCGCGAAGACGTAGCGGTTCCAGTCGCTCCAGGGGTACTCCTCGAGCAACTGTTCGGCGAGTTCGTACGCGCTCGAGATCTTCGTCCCGCCGCCCGACCGAATGCCGAAGAACTCCTCGCGGTCGACCTCCCAGGCCTCGGCGTCGTGGGCGATGTAGACGAACTCGGCGTTGTCGTACTTCCCCGTGAGATACCAGTCAAGCGGCGTGAACGTCCGCTCGACGAGCTCGCGTTTCTTCTCGCGCATCGAGCCCGAGACGTCCCGGATGTTGACCACGACAACGTTTTTCTCCTTCTCCTCGATGATCTCGGGGTAGCGGTAGCGCTCGTCCTCGCGGCGGAACGGGACGTGTTTGATCCCCTCGCGGCGGATCTTCTGCTGGACGCTCTCGCGTTCGACGTTTTCCTCGAGCTCCGCGACCGAGCGCCAGGTGTCGAGCTCGTCGGCCGGGATCTCGTCGTAGGCGTCTTCGATCCAGGCCATCGACACCGGCAGGTTCTCGCCGCGGGCCCACTCGAAGACGTCCCGGGGACCAAAGCCTTCGACCTTGCAGACCTCCCGCAGGAACTCCTCGTCGAAGTCCATCGCGAGCTTGCGCTTGAGCCCCTCCTTGAACATTCGCTCGAAGTCGAGCGTGCTGTCGGGGCCGGTGCGGGTGAGGTCGGTGAAGGGACCCTCCTTCTCCTCGACGACCGTCTTCCCTTTCGGCTCTAAGTCGAGCCCGAGCTCCTCGTCGAGTTCCTGGGCGAACTCCTCGGGGTCCATCTCGTAGTACTCGTGTTCGCCGCCCTCCTCGCCGGGTTCGTCGCCGTCGCCGTCGTCACCGTCGCCGTCTCCCGGCTGGGGCTGCCCGACCGGCTGCCCGACGTCGGGCGTGTCGCCGTCGCCCTGGCCGACGCCGCCCTGGTCGCGCTGATCGTACTCGAACTCCGGCAGCGAGACGATCTTGACGGGGATCTGGATCCCGTCCGGGCGACCGCTACCGAGATCGCCGTACTTGATGAAGTCGGCCAGATCCTCGCGGCGCTGTTCGCCCACCTCTCGGAATCGTTCGAGATCGTCTCTCAGTCCCATCGGTAGCTCACCTGTCCCATAACGTGTCTGCTGGTCAGTTCGGCCGACGCCGCCGAGTAGTCGAACTGCTCGACCATCGTCTCGATCGTTCGCTCCTTGACCGACTCGGTCTCGGTCCCGCTCGGCGGATCGTCCCACTGGCGCGGGTCGAAGTCCTCGAAGGTTCGCTCGACGTCGTCCCAGTCGTGGCTCTCGAGGACGGACTTGATCACCGGGATCGCGGTGAGGTCGACGTCCTGGACCGAGAAGTCGTCGTCGCGGTGTTCCCAGGCGTGGCGGTTCAGCGAGGTGATCA
This genomic window from Natronococcus occultus SP4 contains:
- a CDS encoding YeaH/YhbH family protein encodes the protein MGLRDDLERFREVGEQRREDLADFIKYGDLGSGRPDGIQIPVKIVSLPEFEYDQRDQGGVGQGDGDTPDVGQPVGQPQPGDGDGDDGDGDEPGEEGGEHEYYEMDPEEFAQELDEELGLDLEPKGKTVVEEKEGPFTDLTRTGPDSTLDFERMFKEGLKRKLAMDFDEEFLREVCKVEGFGPRDVFEWARGENLPVSMAWIEDAYDEIPADELDTWRSVAELEENVERESVQQKIRREGIKHVPFRREDERYRYPEIIEEKEKNVVVVNIRDVSGSMREKKRELVERTFTPLDWYLTGKYDNAEFVYIAHDAEAWEVDREEFFGIRSGGGTKISSAYELAEQLLEEYPWSDWNRYVFAAGDSENSSNDTEEQVIPLMEKIPANLHAYVETQPSGNAINATHAEELERHFGRDAEDVAVAYVNGADDVTDAIYEILSTEDDTDA